The region GAGGGCCCGGGAGCGCAAGGAGGGGCGCAAAGTCCGGTGTGGGTAACTAGTGTCGCTGCGCCAAGCATTGCCGAGGCCATGCTTCGCCTTCCCGCTGTGCTCGGCAAAGTGCCCTTTACCGGACACACTCTGGCCGTCGTAATCGGTGAGGAGTATGCGCGGCACGGTATCGGCGAGCTCTTGGACTATCTCGCACGTGACCGCGAACTGCGCGACCGCGTGCGCCTCGCTGTGTCCTTCGGGGAAGCGAAAGAGGTCTTGGAGGTCGAGCCGCGCATAGAGGCCATGCCGGCGGAATACCTGTTTAACCTGTTACGGCAGGGAGAGGCAACCGGCATTGTTCCACCCGCCGACTTTCTGAGCGTCCGCATTGCCTATGCTAACCGCCCGCGCCTGCAAATTAAACTGCCAGCGCTGCAGCCTGCGCCGCCCCCCGCAGATGCTGAAGCCGACCCGGCGGCCAAAGCAGAAGAAAAACCGCCGGCCACAGCTATCGAGCTAAAGGGCACGGCGGTGTTTCGCGACGACAAACTGGTAGGGTTTCTAGACGAACGGGAAAGCCGCGGCGTGGCATGGTTAGCCGAGAACCTGCGCATGGCGGTAGTAACAGTCCTGAGGGAGGAAGGCCCGCTAGTCCAGCTCGCCAACTACTCGTCCGTCAGATTTAGTGCGCGCAAGGACAACGGCGGCTACCGCCTGCACGCGCGGGTCAGCCAAGACGGCAACCTTACGGCGTGGCCACACCCCGAGCAAACCATCACCCATGCCCTGCTCAAACAAATCGAGGCCGACCTAGCAGAAGTAGTGGCCGACGAGATTCACAGCGCCCTAGAGAGGCTCCAGCAAGAGTTTAACGCGGACATTTTGGGGCTCGGAGAACAGATGCGCCGCCTCCAGCCGGACTATATGGCCACACTCGACTGGAACGCGGCTTTTCCGGCACTAATCGTAGAAGTCGAGGTGCGGGCGGCTTTCCGTCGCGTTGGGCTTACGATTAGATAAACCTATTCTTCCGGTTCAAATTGGTCTTTGCCCACGCCGCATAGCGGACATACCCAATCGTCATGAATGTCTTCGAAGGCTGTCCCCGGAGCAATGCCGCTCTCGGGGTCTCCTTCGTTGGGATCATAGACATAGTTGCATACTACGCACACCCACCTCACTCGTGCCACCTCCTTCCTTTAGGCCAAATATACCATCTCGCGCGCATCGGCTCAAGCAAATGCTTGCCTCACCGCAAGAGAAGTGCTACATTGACTGTGAATGGGGGCGTTTTAGCATGCGCGTCATTGCACTACAAGGCAGCCCGCGGCGAGACGGACACACCGCCCTACTGCTTGAGTCGTTTTTGTCCCCCTTCTGCACTGCTCATGCGGTCAAGCGCGTCGATGTCTGCTATCAACATATACTCCCCTGTTGGTCATGCTATGCCTGCCAAAACAGCGGCTTATGCGTGCGGGACGACGACATGCGTCAGCTATACACCCACCTAGCCGAGGACGACGTAGTAGTCATCGCGTCGCCCATATACTTCTACGGCGTCACGGCGCAGCTTAAGGCGGTTGTCGACCGTTGCCAGCCTTTCTGGACTCATCCAAACAGACGCAAAACCTCTCGCGTGGGAGTGCTGTTACTCACGGCCGGTGCGCCTGACGGCCCAGGCACCGGCGTAAGTACTACCGCCGCGCAGGTGCGTATATTCTTAACGTGCATCGGTGCGCCGCTAAAACACGTCTTCGCGGCTACTAATACGGATGCCGTCCCGGCGCGCGAGCAACACGGGTTACTCACAGAAGTAGCGGCAGCGGCACGGCAGTTAGCAGGAGCCGCCAAAGGGGGCAATTGACGGAGTGCGAGATGCAACTACACAGGTATTGTCGGAACTTATGTCGGGCCGAGCGCGCTCGGGTGAAGCTATAGCCCGGCAGCTCGGTGTTTCTCGCGCCGCGGTGTGGAAGCACGTCACGGCGCTCCGCGCACTTGGCTACGAGATTGACTCCCGTACCGGTACCGGCTACACGCTGACGCATATCCCCGACCACCCCCATGCCGTGCTGGTGCACCAATACTTTGCCCCGGTCGCGTTAGGCAAGACCATAATCTACTTGCCGGAGTGCGGCTCCACAAATGCTGAGCTGCGGGCAAGGGCGGAAGCGGGCGCACCGGCAGGACTCGTAATCACCGCGGACGAACAGCATGCAGGCCGGGGCAGACGCGGCCGCACCTGGACCGCTGCGCGTGGAACCGCGCTCTTGTTTTCTGTCCTTTTGCGCCCACAAATGCCACCCGGTGAACTCGCCGGGCTTACACTCCTAGCCGGGGTAGCGGTAGCGGAAGCCCTGCGAGAACTAGGTGTAACCGCGACGCTCAAGTGGCCAAACGACGTGCACATCGCCGGCAAAAAAGTGTGCGGCATCCTCGCGGAACTTAGTGGCGAGCTCGACTACACGAGCTATGTCATCCTAGGGATTGGTGTAAATGTCTGGGAACATCCCACGGGCGCCGAGTACGCAAGCACATCACTCGCGGCCGAAGGCGTACGGCAGAGTCGGGCAAAAGTGCTGGCAACGATTCTAGCCGCGCTAGAGACCAACATAGACTTATTTAGAGCCGGGCACCTTGCCGCATGTCTCGCGAAATGGCGGGAGTTTAGCGCCACGCTTGGACGCCAGGTGACTGTGCACGGTGTGTCCGAGAGTTATACCGGGCTGGCACGCGATATAACCGCCGAAGGAGCGTTAGTCGTGCGCTTAGATGACGGCCAGGAGAAAGTTCTCACCGCAGGCGATGTAACTATTAGATAAACAAAATGGGGGCTAAGCATGATTCCGCATATTATGGTTCTAGCTACAGGCGGGACAATCGCCGGCCGAGGCGACTCACCGCTGCAAACCATGGGCTATCGAGCCGGCCAGTTTACTGTCGATGAAATGTTAGATGACTTACCCGACATTACCTCTTCGGTTCGCGTGTCGGGCGAGCAGTTCGTCAATCTTCCAAGCTCGGCGCTAACCCCTACCGATTGGCTAAAACTAGCGCAGCGAGTCAATGCCCTGTTAAGCGAAAACGATATTGACGGCATAGTCATTACCCACGGCACCGACACCATGGAAGAAACCGCCTTCTTTCTCCACCTTGTAGTTCAGAGTAAGAAGCCCGTTGTTCTCGTAGGTGCTATGCGGCCGGCCACGGCACTCAGTCCCGACGGCCCGATGAATCTCGTGAACGCAATTAGAGTAGCGGCGGCTAACGGTTCCAAAGGCTTAGGCGTGTTAGTAGTGATGAACGACGAGATATTTTCTGCCCGTGACGTCACCAAAACCAGCACAACTAGACTAGACGCCTTTCGCTCGCCCGACTTTGGCGCACTAGGTAGCATCGACAACGGCCAAGTAGGAATCTACCGCCGACCGCTGCGCAAACACACACTAGACGCAGTTTTTCGCGTGGGTGGACTAGCTAAACTCCCCCGCGTGGACATTGTGCTGGGGTATGTTGGCGCAGACGACGTATTGGTGAAAGCCGTACTTAAGGCCGGGGCGCAAGGCATCGTACTGGCGGGGACGGGAGCAGGACACATTTCTCCTTCAGCCGACCGCTCCTTGCAAACGGCTATGGAGAGAGGCACTATTATCGTGCGCTCTAGTCGCACAGGCGGCGGGCGCATCCTCCCCGCATCCTTAGATGACTTTATTGCCTGCGACAACCTCTCGCCCCAAAAGGCGCGCATCCTGCTGATGCTAGCGCTAACTATAACACGCGACGCAGCCGAAATTCAGCGCATGTTCGGCGAATACTAAGGTGACCAAACTAAGAGGACTTCACGCGCGGTGAAGTCCTTTCTTTAGTTGACGGCCGATAAAGAGCGCTAGCGCTGCTTTGACTAAGTCGAGCCCAATAAACGGAGCCGCAGCCACACGAATGGCCCACCAGAAGTCTACCGGCCTACCGAGGTAGAACCGCACAATCGCAAAGAGATAAGGCAGCCCCACGGCATAGAGTGCCACAAGGCCTAAGACAATCGCCAAAGCTCCGCCACGCGGCGTGTCAATGTTAAACAGCCCGGCGACGTAGGCAGCGACAATAAACCCAATGATAAATCCAAACGTCGGCTGCAGTACATACACCAACCCTCCGTATGGCGGACGGGCAAATACAGGGACACCGAGCAGCCCAAGCGCCATGTATACGGCTAAGCTCATGGCTCCGAGCCTTCCCCCTAAGGCGAAGGCGGCCAAAAAGGCCATAAACGGCACCAGAGAAAACGGCACCATGGCCTCGCCGCCAAACCGCAGGACTAGTGTGGCGGCAACATGGAGTGCCGCGAAAATGCCTACTCTTGTAATGTCTTGCGCGCTAAACTTCACGTCAAGCACCTCCCTGCCGCGTATAATAGCGGACACAGGGCAGATTGTCAACCTATTTTTCAGCTACGGTTTACATCAACTGCTTCGCCACGGCGAATTAACGGCAAACTCAGGCTCCTCACCTGCCATGGCCAGCTTTATATCGCGTGCCGCCATGCCCGCCACCCTCGCCAAACACTCCGCGGTGGAGCCGCCCATATGCGGCGTAAAGATTACGTTAGGCAGCTGCAAAAACGGGCTGTTCGTCGGCAAAGGTTCTTGCTCAAACACGTCAAGCGCGGCAGCTGCGAACCACTCTTCTTGCAGTGCCTGCAATAGGTCATCCTGCACAATCAGCGCGCCTCTAGCAGTGTTGACCAGGAGTGCGTCCTTCTTCATGAGCGACAAAAGCCTTCTTCCGACGAGCCCCACGGTATCCGGGACGAGTGGTAAGTGAAGACTAACAATATCCGCCGTGCCAAACAAGCTCTCCAGCGAAACTTGCCTCACTCCTACCGGCACACTTCTGTAGGTGGAGCGACTCCAACACACCACTTCCATGCCTAAGCCGACCGCCATTTCAGCCACGAGCCGTCCGATATGGCCGTACCCGACTAAGCCTAACCGCTTACCCTTAAGCTCGCGCCCGAGTGTGCGCGCTTGCTCCCATCGCCCCTGTCTGACCAAGCAGTCGGCTCGGGTAATTCCCCGCAGCAAGGAAACAATCAGGCCAAGCGTTAGTTCGGCAACCGATTGGGCGTTAGCGCCCGGCGTGTTGGTCACATAAATGCCGCCCTCGGTGGCTGCTTTGACGTCGACTTGATCTACCCCCGCGCCATGCAGCGCAATAATGCGGAGGCGCAAGCAGCGGCCAATCAACTCGTAGGGGATTATCCCCGTGCGCACGAGGAGACCGTCCGCGCCGGAGATAGACTGCCAGCACCGCTCGCGCGCACTAAGCGACATATCGCCAAACGCTAACGGCACAATTTCTACCTCTACCTCCGGCCCTAACTCGCGCGAAACTACGCTTAAGTTAACGGGCATCTCTGTCGTGGCTGTGACAACCACGCGCTTCTTGCCTGTACTCACGTCTACCCCCCTTTTACACCGTCGTACATGCTACATGAATGTTCCACACCGGAAGCGTCGCTCCTGCAAACTGCTGCCTTTTCATTGACTCCAGCGAGCGTATGCGGCTATACTGTGTCGTTAGACCACAAACTGAAGGAGCCAGATAAGAGCTGTGAAACGCAATATCGCCATCATCGCCCATGTCGACCACGGCAAGACTACACTTGTTGACGCTATGCTTAAGCAAAGTCACATTTTCCATGCCAAAGAGCATGTACAGGAACGCGTGATGGACTCTTTAGATTTAGAGCGCGAACGCGGGATTACCATTATGGCCAAAAACACAGGCGTGTACTACGGCGACGTCAAAATAAACATCGTCGACACCCCCGGCCATGCAGATTTCGGCGGTGAGGTGGAGCGGTCGCTCAGCACCGTTGATGGCGTACTGCTGTTGGTCGATGCCGCAGAAGGCCCGCTGGCACAAACCAAATACGTGCTCCGCAAAGCCTTGGCACTTAACTTGCAGGCTATAGTAGTTATAAACAAAATCGACCGCCAGGACGCGCAACCGCTCGCCGTACTGGATAAATGTCTTGACCTATTTATTGAGCTTGGGGCAACCGACGAACAGCTAGACTTTCCCGTATTATTTGCGGCGGCGCGTGCCGGCATCGCGAAGTACAAGCTCGAGGATGAGGGTGAAGACCTTACTCCGCTATTCGAAACTATCCTTACTAAGATTCCCGCACCGGCAGGGGATAAGGATGCACCGCTACAAATGCTGGTGACTACCCTCGACTGGGACGATTACGTGGGCAGGATTGCCATCGGCAGAATAACCAACGGCAGAGTGAGCGCAGGGCAGACAGTAGCCGTAGTCTCCGCAGACGGCGGCGTGCTGTCGGCTAAGGTGGCCAAACTTTACCAGTACGTCGGGCTCAAACGGACTGAACACGCGTCCGCCGAAGCGGGGGATATCGTGGCTTTAGCTGGGATTTCGGATATCAGCCTAGGCGATACCATTGCCGATAGCGAATCCCCCCAGGCACTCCCCTTCGTGCCGGTAGACGAACCCACCGTGACTATGGACTTTATGATTAACGACAGCCCCTTTGCCGGACGCGAAGGGCAGTTCGTAACTTCGCGCCATCTCCGGGAGCGCCTGCTGCGTGAAGGATACACAAATGTAAGCATGCGTATAGAAGATGGCCCCACTCCGGACGTTTTCCATGTTTCCGGGCGCGGTGAGCTGCACTTAGCCATCCTCATAGAGACGATGCGGCGGCAGGGTTATGAGTTTGCGGTATCACGTCCAAAGGTTATCCTCCGACAGGGCGAAGGCGGCCTAGAGGAGCCGATGGAGCACTTAACGATTGATGTGCCGCTGCAATATATGGGCACGGTTATGGAAAAGCTTGGTGCCAGAAAAGGCATTATGACGAACATGGAACACACCGCTACAGGCTCGGTACGCCTAGAATTTGAGATTTCTGCCCGTGCCCTACTTGGCTTTCGCTCTGAGCTCTTAACCGAAACACGCGGCTATGGCGTTATGAACACATTGTTCCTTGGCTATGGCCCCTACCGCGGCGATATCCCGGGGCGCTTAAGCGGCGTGCTCGTAGCTTGGGAAGAAGGAGAAGCTACTGCCTACGGCCTGCAAAACGCGGAGGAGCGCGGCCATCTGTTTATTGGGCCGGGAACACAAGTATACGAGGGCATGGTTATCGGCGAATCCGCGCGGCCAAGCGACCTTGACGTAAACGTCTGTAAACGCAAACAGCTTACTAACATTCGCGCTAGCGGCGCCGACGACGCCATTCGCCTAGAAACGCCGCGCGATATGAGCCTAGACAATGCGCTTGAGTACATTGCCGACGACGAACTAGTAGAAGTGACACCAAAGAGCATTCGCCTCCGCAAACGCATACTTAATCGCCAAGAACGGCTGCGCCAACAGAAGAAGCAGCAAGAATTAAGCTAGCCATATTGACGCGACGGCGCAGGCATGCTAGGCTTTTGTTAGCATACCCTAGAGGGGTATATTAAACAAGCTTTGGAGGAGTCCCTATGAAGACACAGAAACGTGTCACCCTCACTCTCGGGGGCATGACCTGCGCAGCCTGTGCGAGTAGAGTTGAGCGCGCTTTGAGCAAACACCAAGGAGTTAGCGAAGCTAACGTCAACCTCGCCACCGAAACAGCTGTGGTGCGCTATGATTCGGAATCGACCAGCACAGACGACCTAATACGAGTAGTAACCAGTACCGGGTACGAGGCGCGAGTCAAGTCCGACTCCGTCACGCTCACTATCCAGGGCATGACTTGTGCTGCGTGTTCAAGTCGTGTGGAAAAAGGCCTCTCGCAAACGGACGGGGTGTTGCGCGCGGCGGTCAACCTCGCCACCGAAAAAGCGGTAGTGGAGTATGACCCGAGCGCAACTACGGCTACCGCGCTTATCGCTAAAGTACGGGCGCTTGGCTATGAGGCTAAGGCCGAAGCCACCACTCCGCTAGACGACGATAAAGCGCTACAGCACAGCCGTGCGGCAGCTCGCCGCATGTGGATAGCTTGGGCACTCACCCTCCCCATAGTCCTGTGGATGCTCCCAGCCATGTTCGCGGGCCCCCACAACATGGACGCCATGTGGCTAGGCAAGACCGGCTACAGCATCGGCATGCTTGCCTTGTCCGCACCGGTAATGTATTGGGTTGGTCTGCCCACCCTTGTCTCGGGGTGGAAAGCAGCCAAGCACCTGTCGCCTAGCATGGACACCCTCATTGCCATGGGCACGCTTGCCGCGTGGGGCACAGGCGTGGCCACGTTCTTTACGCATATTGAAAAC is a window of Selenomonadales bacterium DNA encoding:
- a CDS encoding Ger(x)C family spore germination protein, whose amino-acid sequence is MLKAPALIILFACIAVFLTGCWSAREIEDLAFVMAMGVDTDPEGVRITYQLALPAPGGEGPGAQGGAQSPVWVTSVAAPSIAEAMLRLPAVLGKVPFTGHTLAVVIGEEYARHGIGELLDYLARDRELRDRVRLAVSFGEAKEVLEVEPRIEAMPAEYLFNLLRQGEATGIVPPADFLSVRIAYANRPRLQIKLPALQPAPPPADAEADPAAKAEEKPPATAIELKGTAVFRDDKLVGFLDERESRGVAWLAENLRMAVVTVLREEGPLVQLANYSSVRFSARKDNGGYRLHARVSQDGNLTAWPHPEQTITHALLKQIEADLAEVVADEIHSALERLQQEFNADILGLGEQMRRLQPDYMATLDWNAAFPALIVEVEVRAAFRRVGLTIR
- a CDS encoding rubredoxin, encoding MRWVCVVCNYVYDPNEGDPESGIAPGTAFEDIHDDWVCPLCGVGKDQFEPEE
- a CDS encoding flavodoxin family protein is translated as MRVIALQGSPRRDGHTALLLESFLSPFCTAHAVKRVDVCYQHILPCWSCYACQNSGLCVRDDDMRQLYTHLAEDDVVVIASPIYFYGVTAQLKAVVDRCQPFWTHPNRRKTSRVGVLLLTAGAPDGPGTGVSTTAAQVRIFLTCIGAPLKHVFAATNTDAVPAREQHGLLTEVAAAARQLAGAAKGGN
- a CDS encoding biotin--[acetyl-CoA-carboxylase] ligase, producing the protein MRDATTQVLSELMSGRARSGEAIARQLGVSRAAVWKHVTALRALGYEIDSRTGTGYTLTHIPDHPHAVLVHQYFAPVALGKTIIYLPECGSTNAELRARAEAGAPAGLVITADEQHAGRGRRGRTWTAARGTALLFSVLLRPQMPPGELAGLTLLAGVAVAEALRELGVTATLKWPNDVHIAGKKVCGILAELSGELDYTSYVILGIGVNVWEHPTGAEYASTSLAAEGVRQSRAKVLATILAALETNIDLFRAGHLAACLAKWREFSATLGRQVTVHGVSESYTGLARDITAEGALVVRLDDGQEKVLTAGDVTIR
- a CDS encoding asparaginase translates to MIPHIMVLATGGTIAGRGDSPLQTMGYRAGQFTVDEMLDDLPDITSSVRVSGEQFVNLPSSALTPTDWLKLAQRVNALLSENDIDGIVITHGTDTMEETAFFLHLVVQSKKPVVLVGAMRPATALSPDGPMNLVNAIRVAAANGSKGLGVLVVMNDEIFSARDVTKTSTTRLDAFRSPDFGALGSIDNGQVGIYRRPLRKHTLDAVFRVGGLAKLPRVDIVLGYVGADDVLVKAVLKAGAQGIVLAGTGAGHISPSADRSLQTAMERGTIIVRSSRTGGGRILPASLDDFIACDNLSPQKARILLMLALTITRDAAEIQRMFGEY
- a CDS encoding biotin transporter BioY; translated protein: MKFSAQDITRVGIFAALHVAATLVLRFGGEAMVPFSLVPFMAFLAAFALGGRLGAMSLAVYMALGLLGVPVFARPPYGGLVYVLQPTFGFIIGFIVAAYVAGLFNIDTPRGGALAIVLGLVALYAVGLPYLFAIVRFYLGRPVDFWWAIRVAAAPFIGLDLVKAALALFIGRQLKKGLHRA
- a CDS encoding hydroxyacid dehydrogenase encodes the protein MSTGKKRVVVTATTEMPVNLSVVSRELGPEVEVEIVPLAFGDMSLSARERCWQSISGADGLLVRTGIIPYELIGRCLRLRIIALHGAGVDQVDVKAATEGGIYVTNTPGANAQSVAELTLGLIVSLLRGITRADCLVRQGRWEQARTLGRELKGKRLGLVGYGHIGRLVAEMAVGLGMEVVCWSRSTYRSVPVGVRQVSLESLFGTADIVSLHLPLVPDTVGLVGRRLLSLMKKDALLVNTARGALIVQDDLLQALQEEWFAAAALDVFEQEPLPTNSPFLQLPNVIFTPHMGGSTAECLARVAGMAARDIKLAMAGEEPEFAVNSPWRSS
- the typA gene encoding translational GTPase TypA, which codes for MRAVKRNIAIIAHVDHGKTTLVDAMLKQSHIFHAKEHVQERVMDSLDLERERGITIMAKNTGVYYGDVKINIVDTPGHADFGGEVERSLSTVDGVLLLVDAAEGPLAQTKYVLRKALALNLQAIVVINKIDRQDAQPLAVLDKCLDLFIELGATDEQLDFPVLFAAARAGIAKYKLEDEGEDLTPLFETILTKIPAPAGDKDAPLQMLVTTLDWDDYVGRIAIGRITNGRVSAGQTVAVVSADGGVLSAKVAKLYQYVGLKRTEHASAEAGDIVALAGISDISLGDTIADSESPQALPFVPVDEPTVTMDFMINDSPFAGREGQFVTSRHLRERLLREGYTNVSMRIEDGPTPDVFHVSGRGELHLAILIETMRRQGYEFAVSRPKVILRQGEGGLEEPMEHLTIDVPLQYMGTVMEKLGARKGIMTNMEHTATGSVRLEFEISARALLGFRSELLTETRGYGVMNTLFLGYGPYRGDIPGRLSGVLVAWEEGEATAYGLQNAEERGHLFIGPGTQVYEGMVIGESARPSDLDVNVCKRKQLTNIRASGADDAIRLETPRDMSLDNALEYIADDELVEVTPKSIRLRKRILNRQERLRQQKKQQELS